aaccagaaaaaaaaactaccaatTTACAGGAAATCAGGAAAATCTAGAATGTGGGAAACTGCAGGACAAATGACCCGGTTTCTTCAACAAAGtgcaaggaaaaaaacagaagaaacataCAAACTAAGAGGCTTGAAAGAATATCAGTCAACTACAGTGTGTGGGACCtggatcctgattcaaataaACAAGAGAAGTCaacagaaaatacctagaaaaggaaaaacaaaaccccaaaagtcCACGTCCAACAATCTGTTCAGATTTCACAGAATTTCACTCAACTGGTAAAAGGATGTTCATTAAAGACAATTTCAAACAATTTACTTGACAATTATGAAGTGCTTACAATGGGCAGGCATTGtattaaaaactttacaaatattatttcatttgtttaccACAGAAACCCTATGAGAaggtactattatccccatttaacagagaaagaaaaaggcagaaatcTTACTAAAACTCCACCAAGGTCTCAAAGCTGTAAGTGGCAATGCAGAGGTTCAAACCCAGGCTATAACGCTGGTGCCCTTAATTACCGTACCATGCTATCTCTCTACCATGATGTGGTGAAAACCCAGCTTTGGAATCGGAAAAAGCTGAGTCCCCACATCTCACTATGTTATATAAACCACTTAACTTCTTGGATCCTCTGTATACCCACTTATAGAAGAGTTAATATCAAGTATGTTaaacaagtgttttaaggaataatgATTGGACTCTGTTACAAGTCTTTGGCTTATGAAGCCCACAATAAATGGTTCCTATTATCCTTCCACCATACCTGGTAAGACTAATTAAAAAGCAGAGTTAATAATTCATAAACACATAGCTGGAACACTGGAATAGCTCTACCTTGTAATTAACTAACCAAAGAACCCCCAAACCAACTTTTCAACATGCTTGTAAACTTCAAGGATAGCAGTAATTCAGAAGAGAACTTTTTaatataatgaaatttaaatatataatcagCAGAAACAAGAGTCTGCAATATAAAGAAGAGCCAAACTtaaattaattcaattttttctttaaaaacaaacaaacaaacttcttCAACATAAACAGACCTGCTGCTCAGAAAAGTGCACTAAAACTTTGTTCATGCTGGTGATGCTCTAGCCTGACATCTGACTGATATATGGCAAAGTAGTTTTATTACAGAAAAGGAAGGTAAGCTTAATGAGTATGTTAAAAAACCAACTCCTTTAAGAATGACAGCTTTCTGTGTTGTTATAAGCACAATATTTTTGTGCTTATCTGTTAAACTACTAAGTTCTCGGGTGGCAGAAATGTTTTATAGTCATCTAGGTATTCCTACTCCTTAACAGGCAGGAACAACAGTACAATAGTACAGCCTCTAGCATTTCTTAAaagaaactgtttcttaaaagaaTGATTGAACCATTTtgtctgaaaaatgaaaaataatttttccaacaGATCAATTAAAGGttgattatcattatttattttaaaaatgattatttatttatttttggccgcccTATGTGggatgcagaatcttagttccccaaccagggatcgaagccacgccccctgcaatggaagtgcaatcttattaaccactggaccgccaggaagtccCAAAGGCTCCTTATTTGCGTTAGTAAAGAAAAACAACTATTAGACTCCTTTAAATATTTGCCTCGTATATTTTAAATCACCTACAAAAATTCAATTTACATAACATTAGCAATATTTTACCTCATTAATTAAGATATATACCTGTGGACAAAAGAAGTTCAGCTCATCTCACTGAACTATTTTTCAAGTTTGATTGTAGCCAGTTTTGTTTTGAGCAGACTTCAGtgggaaataaaaatcagagtCTGATTTTGAAGTGACTTGGTCAGCTAGCTCTCAGCAGAACCACATATCAAATTGCAGACAATGGCAACTATAGTCAGTTATGAAGCAGCATGTTTTCTATGTATCACCTAGATATCCAATCCCACCCCAATTATTTGAAAAACCATAAATACATACATCAAAATTTGCCTTTTCCATGAACTACTTTTTCAGTTGGGATACTTAAAAAACTGTGTTGTGTCTCACCTTTCCAatagtcttatttttattttcatggttaAAGGTAGCAACCATAATGGTTAAGCACAGTGACTTGGAAACAGATTGCTTAGGTTTAAATACAGGGTCTGCGACCTAGCTGGATGAATCTCTGAACTTATTTTCCTTAActaaaaaatggggataaaacaATATCTATctgacagaaataaacaagttaataaatataaagccCTTCGAGCAACTGTCAGCCTCTGGTACATTAGAGTTATTACTAAGTGCATACACTGAATCATAAAACAAAGATATGCAATCTGCTGAAGTATGATTCAGAATTGTAGGTTTTatctttaagcatttaaaaatgaattataagcAGAAATGTGtcccagatttcttgtcattccAAACTTATTAAAATGGTTGCATGTGCTCTCCTCAGCCAAGCTACTAAACAGccactgatgagaaaactggtAAGATGGAAttcattcaaaagaaaaatggctTCCTAAcaccctaccaccaccaccaaatttCAAGAGCTCTGATAAGATACTATTCAGAatcaactgaaaaaatatttatatcaatatgtACAAACTGTTTTGAGtatcctgaaaaaaaattagagtaaGGTCTCACCCAAGTTTACAGGTCCAGTagtcaacaacagcaaaacacaaAGCAACTGACTTGTAATTTCTATAAAGCACTTTAAATGTTTGTCCTGTAAAACCACCAAAATAatttaagaacaacaacaaatccTAGGGGAGGTGACAAAAGTAAACTTTTGTATTGAAAGAATGTAGAAAGGTAAATTGAAACTGCCTCCCTAAGGAAGGAAGATGACACTTTATTTTACTATTAATTCCAACCTTCTCATTCACaattagcattttattattttatcttttagacAGATTGCAACTTGAAACTCAAGCATCTTCCCAAATACTGAAGTTAACTGTTTTTGGTTTCCATTCTATGCCTTTTTGTTTTCCGTTAAACTTCTGGAtctaaaggtttaaaaaaaaaaggcaacaaacaaaaagacagccttttGTTTGAAAGGGCACAACAATCAGGCACTCCAcatataaaatttgttttcactTGTTGTCTTACACTTTTCTAATAAATGTCCCAAACTTAACAGCACTCTGATTCTCTTTCAAGTATTACACATAAAAGACCTTAGAAAAGGCCAGCAATCGACCAAACTATAAATCTAAGTGTACTGAAGACTACCAATCACTTTACTTTTGGAAGGGATTTACAAAGAATGTGACTTCTAGTACTAAACTAAAACATGAGCCACCATAAACTTTGTTTATTCCAGATAAGCTATAAATATCAAAGTTAAGAGCAAGTATTTCAACAAATATGGCAAACCAATCTCAAAGCACAAACTTGGCTGATAAAATTAACACCACAGCACAATTTCAAAACTATAAgcaactaccaaaaaaaaaaaaaaaaaaaaaccacccaaacCGCACCCACTCTTATGTAAACTTTCGGAGTAAGCAAACTACTTTAGCCTCACCTTTGTTTTCACCTAGCAAAGACTCTTCAACATAAGGCACAAACTGCAAAAAGATAAAAGATCCAGCTATTGTCCCCGTAGGAAAAACAACTAAGAATTTAAGACATGTTAACGTATTTAAGTTACCAAGCTCAGGGCACTTCCCCAAGCTACAGCCATTTTAGATTCAGCCTTTCTTTTGAATTTcacgggggtggggagaggtagatgtaaaacagaaaaaaaaatcctcactaAAACACTTCAAGATCGACCAGCCTTTTTTGtttccagggagggaggggtcagTAGGTGCTGGATAGACAATCTAAATCAACGAAAACACCTCGCTACCAGGGGGAACCGGAACGCTGGGAACAGGGGTGGGGGGTTAAAGCTCTTCTTTTCCCCTCAGATACCCCACATTTGACTTACACGCGTTTTTCCCTTAGACTTTCCATCATTGAAACACAAAAGCCCTTGGATCTACTTtaagaaggagacagaaaaaccCGTAAACCAAACTACTCAACCACCAACAAGCCGGAACGCCTGGAGAGGAGCCAGAGAGCCGCAGGTGAGCGTTCCGACCCGAAGACCAAAGTTGAAGCAGGAGCGCTCCGGCAGAGTCGCGGCGACGCTCATGTGCAAAGCTCCACGCGCGGGGGAAGGTGCCCCTTCCGAACCACACGACCCGTGAGCTCTGCTCCCGGTCCCCGGCCCAACCTACACCCAACCACCTGTGTGAGAGCCTCCTTCAACTTGTTTCAACAGCCGGCCCGTCAGGCACCGGGCGGAGCCCTGCGCCGGACCACTCAAGATCCCCTACCGCACCGTCGTCCGGAACTCCCACTCACCGGGCAGCGGCGGGGCTACAGCTAGGGACCAGTCGCGGCGTCTGAGGGCGCGTCCCCAGCTTCCTGATCCGGCAGAGGTGTAGAGCCCACAACCATAACAAAGCTCTTCCCAAAATGGCTGCCCGGCCCACACGGCCCAGGAGGGGCAGAgcgggtggagggggaggagcgACGACCAGTCCGGCCCTCCCCCAATCTGACCCCGCCTCACACACGCCCACCCTCTCGCACCGCCCACAAGGGCGCACGCGCACGCGCGTGAGCCCTGTTCAGGTGACCCGTCCGACGCCCCAAGCTGCCAACGTTTAGCCGCGTGAACGGCGGTTATTCCCTGCCGTGCCCCCAGCTCCCTCCACTGCGGCTCGAGGCGGCGCATGGTCAACCCCCGCCCCTCTGCAGAGTTGAACACTGCCTTTCCTCGCGCCGCCTCAGAGGCGGAGACCAGCTGGGTTTGGTACTCCCCTTCACATCCCCTCTCCCGACACTAGGGCCTGGGCGCGTGTGAATGAGTGGGTGGATATGTGTGTACCCGTTTTTCCCCGCCCCTTCATTCTGCACCCTCCCACACCCCACCTCTCGGCAAGCACGCGTCTCCAAACTACCTCTACAAGTACTAACAAACCGGTTTCGTAGGCTCGTGTGTTTTCCGACCCCTTCCCACCTTCGGCTCCTGCCTTCCTTCACGTGCACGCGCCGTTAAGACTCCAGCCCCCAACGGGCCGCACGGCCGGGCTCTGGAGGCCTGCGCGGCTGTTCCCGACGCGCTACACGCTGGGAGTGGTAGTTCCGCCCGACCGCTGGCGACACGCCCCTGCCCCAGCGCTGGGCGGATTTCTGGCCGGAGCCTGCTCCTGTGTCAGGGTGGATAAGCTGTTTCTCCGGCCCAAAGTCTCATTGGGTATCGCACAACGGGAAGGGGTGGCGCTGCCATggcagagaaggaaataaaagtgaaagcCTATCACGACTAGAAGGTGTTACTACTAGGAAGAATTCTCAGAGCCCATTCTGCACGGGAGGCTAAACCATGTGATGGTCGGCAACCAGGAAGCTAGACTACCTAGAATCCTGAGGAATGGAGGAACTGGCTAGCGTTCCTGTTGTTTTCAGATAAACGCGCAAATTGCCTGATGGCGTTTCCTTTGATAGACTgtgaaatggaggcccagagaagggaagggacttgctcaaggtcacatagcccaCAAACAAAAGTTAAAGCGGAGGGTGCCCCAAGGAATCTAACTTCTGGGTCACCCTGAAGGCTCTTACCCTCATACCTTTCATGGAAATGAAAGTCCTGCCCCTTGTGCTGTTTATTTCTTAACGAAGTTTCTAGTTACCAGCAAAGAGAATGAAGTgaaaacagttttttgttttttcttaaatagtATTAGTTCAGGACCTTAATGAGGCGTGAGATGTGACCCGTCGCTCCTAGAAACCCTGTTATGCAAAGTAAAAAATGAGTTCCAGAGACGGCAAGCAATTTGGCCAAGTCATACTTGGCCTAGACTCCAAATCTCTCCTACCTTCCTCCACCACCATCACTCTGAGATGGTTTCAGTAGTTGCACTCTACCTTCCCGAACTCTGCGAGGCAGATTCTGCTGGTTGGGAAACCTGGAATACAAAGGCAAGGACCGTTCAGGTACGCTACAGACTTCAAAAGCTGGCTTCCACTAGAACTAAGATTTTCCCCGGTAGGAACCAGTTAGCGCTGGTCAAGTCTGCACCCGGACTCATTTTTTTTCCGCTCTCAGGAAGTGGGGAGGGCTGTCTAACCCCACTTGCCGGAAGTGCTTTTCCACAGTACCAAGCTGTTCTTGCAGTTCAGCTTTCCACCTCCCCGCGCGACGCTGGCAAGTGAGTAGTAGGGCTGTTGTCACAGGTGCAGGTTGGGAAAGGGGGGCACCAAGGCTTTGGAGTTAACTGAAGCCGCGGGTACTATTGGGCAAAGTTTCCCGGGGATCGATGCGTCCAGACTTCGTCCCCTTTTCTCATGTCTGCTCTAAGGCTTGCAGTTTGCAACTCTTTTATTTGGCGCAGTGGAAATATTGAGCGTTCTCACTCAAATTGAGCGGATTAACCCTTGGGTCTTTGTCCTTAACCCCCTCACCAGTTGCCGTCCCCGGCCTTTAGGCTGTCACTTTTCTCTTTAATACTCTTGAGCTGGAAAGCACATGTCACAGTGCCTAGGGAGTTTGGAAGTTGAGGGAGCGTTGAGCTTTTTGAAATCCCTTACGAAGGTGATTTTGAACAAAGGTGAGTGTGTGGGCCCTGCAGATATGTGTGTCTGGGAGTCAGTAGGTGGATGTGGGTGTCATCTAACATCTATTCAGAGACCCGGGATAACTTAACTCCCAACTTGCTtccttatacatatatacagaatgaAGACACTGACGGGCTGGTATACAGGATTTCTTGAACCAGCCCTAAGATCTGTAATCAAGAAATTAGTTCACTACGTTTTTAAATTAAGCAGCAACTGTGGGTTTTAGATTCTTAGACACCTTATTCTTTTGGTTAAGAATGGGACTTACGTAAACATGACAGATCTGGATTCATAATATTCTCACTCAGCCACTTACTGGTTGCTTACATTGTGTAAGGTGGGAATAATAGCTAGTAatttttgagtgcctactttgTGTTAGGGACAGTTCTCAgctttttacatgtattaacttacTTAATTTTTACAACGACCCTATGTAGTTATCAGAAGCCTTATAGGTGAGTGAACTGCACCATAGccaggttaaataatttgtccaaagtcacatagctaatacgtggtggagccaggattccaacCCAGATTGTTTGACTCCAAAGTCTGCACTCTAACTTAACAGGCTATTACTGCCTTTCAGCACCAAGTTGATGAGGTTATTCAATAGTTACAGTAATTACATAGTTACAATGCCTGATTCACAGCTAATTGTATTGATTGCTACTATCATAACTTTAAGCTAAGTcccaaaatagataactaatagacCAGACAAGCTGTGATTTTCAGTGTTAAAGATAAGAAAGCTGGCACTTCAAGGAAgcaatttacccaaggtcacaacaGCTGGGAAATGATGGAGGCATTTGTAAAAATCCAGATCTGTTGTCTCTGTGCATTACTCTTTCTGTTACACCAaacagcaaaagctaaaagaatggttcagagaagaaaaggatctattTACTTAATGTTACTGATTTTTTGAAAACATTAATTATTGTTTTCAAAGGAAACTGTTATATGGAAGAAATTATCACAAattacaactttttaaaagttatgtataaagtgaagaaaattaaatgacatcTTGTTTTGTACACAGCAACATGCTTCTGATTCAGATGCTCCACTGagctataaaaatacattaatcaGAACTGTGTGGCATCTTCCTAAGCAAGACTTTCAATGGGGCCCACTATGGTTTACTTCATCCAGAAGTTTTCTCGAGCATCTTCAAAGGTTggtttattcagcaaatatttgagcACTACTTTCCAGGCATTGCTTGGCTGGGCAATagtgaaaaagaagacaaaaatcctTATCCTCTTAATATTCTGGTTGATTGGGGGaagagtaaaatataaataagtgaaatttaatATGTCAAGTGGTAAGTGCTGTGGAGGACTATAGAACAGGGAAGAGGAACAGGGACAGTAGACTTAAGGATTGCATTTATAAATAGGGTGGTCAGAAGTGAGGCCATGAGCCATGCAGGTACCTCAGGGAAGAACATTCTAGACAAAAAGGAACCAAAAAAGCCTCAAGATGGAATCATTCCTAGCATTTTGAGTAACCACCAAGATTCTTAAataactgtttcatttttttctttaatccaacATTTTTTGAGTTAATGTTGATCTGCTTAACTGTTGAAGTATGGAATCTACTCACTAAAGCACAGAATCAGCAAGAGAGGTTATTGCTTTGGCCATGTACCATGAAAGGcactggggattttttttttttttaaggcaaataaaaatatatagtccTGGCTCTCAAGTCTACTGAGACAGACAAGTAAACACATGATTTTAATTCACTGTGAGAATTATGATGGAAGTGTGTATATGGTACTTATAGGAGGATTACATCAGATTGGAGAAAGCTTCAAGCCGAATTTTGAAAGATAAGTTCCCTAGATAGAAAAATGGTAATCTAGAATTCTAGGCAGACATATGTAGAAAGGCGTGAAGCTATGAAAATTATGCAGTGTCTAAAACTTAATTTTCTCTACATGAAATAGCATTTCCACAGTAATTAGTGCTGCTTCTTTTGCAATTTATAAATAGAAGAGGCAGTTTAGAATGCCAAAAACTAAAGACCTAGTCTttagcttttcctccttcagatATTTCTTTCATGGGATAAGTTTAGTGGTAGGCCAAAATATATCACTGGTTTCTATTCAGTAGTTTCTTTTGCATGTTGTATAGCTGTTTAATAGTCTTTGCCAGCAATAATAACATCACCCTGTAGTCCAACCTTTCTTTAAGTTCGATGTGCTAACAGAAAGCAGGcggtttgtttttatattgtctCAGATTGGGACTAAAACATTTggtgatttcctttttaaaaatctgttttttgcCTTCTCGTTCTGTTTTCCCTATAGATGCTGAAGTACCCTTCCACAATCAGACTAGGAGCCAGAAGGAGAATAGAAACATTTTCTCTCAAAACATGCCTCCAGCAGAACTTTTCCCCCTTGTTTCCAAGGCCTTGGCTTGTCTCATCATTTCCAGTGTGTATGAGCAAGACACAATATTATCACACTTCCCCATGCAGCTTTAAGAAGAAGCAAGAGCAAGCAGTACTTCCAGCCAGGCCACCACAAACCATCAGTTACCTGCCTGACAGCCCAAAGCCAGCATTATACATAACTCTGGCAGGACTAATCCCCTTCATTGCTCCACCACTggtcatggtgatgacaaagacTTATATTCCCATATTAGCTTTTACTCAGATGGCTTATGGAGCCAGTTTCCTATCTTTCTTGGGAGGGATCAGATGGGGTTTTACTCTGCCACAAGGTAGTCCAGCCAAACCAGACTTCCTCAATTTAGCTAATAGTGCAGCTCCTGTTGTGTTTTCATGGCTTGCGTTCTTTGTTTCTGAAAGACTCAGTGAAGCTATAGTCACAGTAATAATAGGTTTGGGGATAGCATTACACACTGAACTTTTTCTCTTGCCACATTATCCCAATTGGTTCAAAGCCCTGAGGATAGTAGTCACTTTAGTGgcctttttttcatttgtaatcacTTTACTAGTTAAAGGTTTTTATCCAGAGAAGGGACCCAAGAGACTTAGGCAAggagaataaatataaaactactcTGTAGATGACGTTAGCATGTTGGCTAGAAGCCTTGTAAGGTTGTGTTTTGGCATCACCTTTTTCTGCCTCTCCAGTTTAGCTCTTTTTTCCCACCAATGGTGATTTATTCttcccaaattatttttcatttctagaaatctttattttataaggAATCACTAAGAAACAGCTTGAAAACCCTTAACAAGTCCTTTTCATGTTATATTAGGTTATAGTTCTCATTCAGTCTTTTTATGAACTTTATAGTCATCCACTTAAAATTTTcaatgtttgaataaaaaaatgtaaattaaaagatgaaaaaccTTTGTGCTAGAGCTTTAGGATcattgaaaacacacacacacacaccctcagagGAAAACTTCGTATCCATGAGTGTCTGAAAATAATACGTGGCTCTAGTGTGGAGTTTTCATTGCAGTTGCCCCTGGGAATTGCGTTTCCAAGCTCTTTTTACCTGGCACAACCTAGTTATTTGAACTGAAAGGATCTGTGGCTCTGAAGTCAGTAGGGAGCAGTGTCACGAGGGAAAACTATGTTCAAAGAAAAGCTAGACATTTTCCAGGTTTTACCAGGATATTTGGCAGAGTATAGATGCAACTTATCTCCAAACATAACACCAGCTGGTCAAAAATAGTTAAATAGTTAAAAGAATAAAGCCTCTAGGACATACAAACTATGAAAAGTCAAGCTGGAGACATCTTAATGTTCTATCTAGTTTTGCATGTCAACTCAcacaaaagcttttttaaaacagCAGAAGCAACACCTTGAATTCTAACATTAAAACTTAGTCTTTTGAGATGCTTAGTCtcataaaaaaggagaaacattttCAATGTTGTAAGAATTTAAATCAGGAAATGGTATCATCTGGTATACGTTACCTTTGTATAAGTATTCGAATATTAGGTAACTTAAATTtcataagtaaattatatacatataattttcacTTTAATGATTCTTGCTGTGGAAAGATCATAATCTAGAGTGGTAACTTGTTTACTTTGTTACACACCTGTTACAAGatttttttatgaattttgtGTTCAAGTCCTAATCCACAGCATCTCAGAATGTGACATTACTTgcagatagggtctttacagagttAATAAGGTTAAAATGAGATTATAAGGGTAGGTTGTAATGTAATATTACTGGTGTTCTTATAATGGAAAATGTAGAGATAAACACATATACAGAGAGAATaccatgtgaacatgaagatctacatgccaaggagagaagccttgAACAGATCCCTCCTTCttagccctcagaaggaaccaactccaccaacaccttgatttcagacttcaggcctccaaaactgtgagacaataaattctgttgtttcgggcttccctggtggcgcagtggttgagagtctgcctgccaatgcaggggacacgggttcgagccctggcctgggaggatcccacatgccgcggagcggttgggcccgtgagccacagctactgagcctgcgtgtctggagcctgtgctccgcaacgggggaggctgcgatagtgagaggcctgcgcaccgcgatgagaagtggcccccgcttgccgcaactagagagagccctcgcgcagagacaaagacccaacacagccaaaaataaaaaaaaaaaaaaaaaaaaaatcttaataaaaaaaaattctgttgtttcaatttctgtggtactttgttaaagcagccctagcaaacaaatATAACACTATAGAGCTAGAGCTTGTTCTGATCATTAAGAAGCTTACCAGTTAAAAGCCTGTGGCTGAAATCACCACACGATCCTTCTTTATTAATGTAAAGTTTACTACAGCCTGATACTGAAGGAAAGAAAGCTCATACTCTTCAGAAGATCCTTCTCAGATCCTACTCAGATTGTTTCAGTGAGGAAAATTACTTCTCTGCTTCTCTTAAATTGCATGAGGACTGCACAAACTTAAAACTTTTCTCTGATCTCAATCTTTCAGAATAGGGGCAAGTCATATTTTTAGGCTAactgcccacttttttttttttttggccatgccacaaagcatgcgggatcttagttccccgaccagggattgaatctgtgccccctgcagtggaagctctgagtcctaaccactggaccaccaggggattctcTACAGTGTGCGATTTTTAAGTACATTGGACAGGATATTTAGAAGTACATtgaattgttaaatattttgaaggaaGATCACATTAACAGTTGCTCAGAAAACAGACTTATATGTAAAACTAAATGTGCAAGTCCCTAAAGTTGAAACACTAAAAATCATGGGCAAT
Above is a window of Balaenoptera acutorostrata chromosome 1, mBalAcu1.1, whole genome shotgun sequence DNA encoding:
- the TMEM69 gene encoding transmembrane protein 69; this encodes MGPTMVYFIQKFSRASSKMLKYPSTIRLGARRRIETFSLKTCLQQNFSPLFPRPWLVSSFPVCMSKTQYYHTSPCSFKKKQEQAVLPARPPQTISYLPDSPKPALYITLAGLIPFIAPPLVMVMTKTYIPILAFTQMAYGASFLSFLGGIRWGFTLPQGSPAKPDFLNLANSAAPVVFSWLAFFVSERLSEAIVTVIIGLGIALHTELFLLPHYPNWFKALRIVVTLVAFFSFVITLLVKGFYPEKGPKRLRQGE